One stretch of Chlamydia abortus DNA includes these proteins:
- the gyrA gene encoding DNA topoisomerase (ATP-hydrolyzing) subunit A: MLNKEEIIVPKNLEEEMKESYLRYSMSVIISRALPDVRDGLKPSQRRILYAMKQLNLTPGAKHRKCAKICGDTSGDYHPHGESVIYPTLVRMAQNWAMRYPLVDGQGNFGSIDGDPAAAMRYTEARLTHSAIFLMEDLDKDTVDMVSNYDETKHEPVVFPSKFPNLLCNGSSGIAVGMATNIPPHNLGELIEATLLVLSKPDVSIEEILEVMPGPDFPTGGLICGSEGIRSTYYTGRGKIKVRARLHVEENADKHRENIILTEMPYNVNKSRLIEQIADLVNDKTLSGISDVRDESDKDGIRVVLELKKGESSEVVINRLYKFTDIQVTFGANMLALDKNLPRTMNIHRMISVWVRHRTEVIRRRTRYELNKAEARAHILEGFLKALSCLDDVVHTIRNSESKEHAKHQLIEKFGFTEHQSIAILELRLYQLTGLEAEKIQKEYDELVNKIAYYKRVLADEGLVKDIIRNELQELQKLHKTPRRTTIEFDADDIRDIEDIITNEPVIITISGDDYVKRMPIKVFREQKRGGHGVSGFDMKKGSDFLKAVYSASTKDYLLIFTNFGQCYWLKVWQLPEGERRAKGKPIINFLEGIRPGEQLAAVLNIKNFENAGFLFLATKHGVVKKVALDAFSNPRKKGIRALEIDDGDELIAAVHITSEEEKVMLFTRLGMAVRFPHDKVRPMGRTARGVRGVSLKNEKDRVVACQIVRDDQSVLVVCDNGFGKRSQVEDFRETNRGGVGVRSILINERNGDVLGAISVTDHDSILLMSAQGQAIRINMQDVRVMGRSTQGVRLVHVKEGDTLVAMEKLSLNEDETLTNIEEESASPQV; encoded by the coding sequence ATGTTGAACAAAGAAGAAATCATTGTCCCTAAAAATCTAGAAGAAGAGATGAAGGAAAGTTACCTTCGTTACTCTATGTCGGTAATTATTTCTCGCGCACTTCCTGATGTCCGGGATGGTTTGAAACCTTCGCAAAGACGTATTCTTTATGCAATGAAGCAGTTAAACCTCACTCCTGGAGCGAAGCATCGTAAATGTGCTAAAATTTGCGGTGATACTTCCGGAGATTACCATCCTCATGGAGAGAGTGTAATTTATCCTACGTTAGTGCGTATGGCTCAAAACTGGGCGATGCGTTATCCACTAGTCGATGGTCAAGGAAACTTCGGCTCTATTGACGGGGATCCTGCCGCTGCTATGCGTTATACGGAAGCCCGCTTAACCCATAGCGCGATCTTCCTCATGGAAGATTTAGATAAAGATACCGTAGACATGGTATCCAACTATGACGAAACGAAGCACGAGCCTGTTGTTTTTCCTTCGAAGTTTCCTAATCTTCTTTGCAATGGTTCCTCTGGTATTGCTGTCGGTATGGCAACAAATATCCCTCCTCATAACCTCGGGGAGTTAATAGAAGCCACGCTCTTGGTGTTGAGTAAGCCTGATGTCTCTATAGAAGAAATCTTAGAAGTCATGCCAGGACCAGATTTCCCCACAGGGGGATTGATTTGTGGTAGTGAGGGTATCCGCTCTACCTACTATACAGGAAGAGGAAAGATAAAAGTTCGTGCACGTCTTCATGTAGAAGAGAACGCGGACAAACATCGTGAGAATATCATTCTTACAGAGATGCCCTACAATGTAAACAAGTCAAGATTAATCGAACAAATTGCTGATCTTGTTAACGATAAGACTTTATCGGGTATTTCTGATGTTCGAGATGAATCAGATAAAGATGGTATCCGTGTTGTTCTCGAGCTTAAGAAGGGAGAGTCATCGGAAGTTGTTATCAACCGTCTCTATAAATTTACTGATATTCAGGTGACTTTCGGAGCCAATATGCTCGCCTTGGATAAAAATCTTCCAAGGACAATGAATATTCATAGAATGATTTCTGTATGGGTGCGCCACCGTACAGAGGTAATCCGTAGAAGAACTCGTTATGAGTTAAATAAAGCTGAAGCACGTGCTCATATCCTCGAAGGTTTCTTAAAAGCTCTTTCTTGTTTAGACGATGTTGTACACACAATCCGTAATAGTGAGAGTAAAGAACACGCTAAGCATCAATTGATTGAAAAGTTTGGATTTACTGAACATCAATCTATAGCAATTCTGGAGTTGCGTTTATACCAACTTACCGGATTGGAAGCTGAGAAAATTCAAAAAGAATACGATGAGTTAGTCAATAAAATTGCTTACTACAAACGTGTTCTTGCTGATGAAGGCTTAGTAAAAGATATCATTAGAAATGAACTTCAAGAGCTGCAAAAGCTTCATAAAACTCCTCGTAGAACGACGATAGAATTTGATGCGGATGACATTCGTGATATTGAAGATATTATCACCAACGAACCTGTGATTATTACAATATCAGGAGATGATTACGTAAAAAGAATGCCTATAAAGGTCTTTAGAGAACAGAAACGCGGTGGTCACGGTGTTTCCGGATTTGACATGAAGAAAGGTTCGGACTTTTTAAAGGCAGTATATTCAGCATCAACAAAAGACTACCTGTTGATTTTCACCAATTTTGGACAATGTTATTGGTTGAAAGTGTGGCAATTGCCAGAGGGGGAAAGACGAGCTAAGGGTAAACCGATCATCAATTTTCTTGAAGGTATTCGTCCTGGGGAACAGTTAGCAGCTGTTCTGAATATTAAGAATTTTGAAAATGCAGGATTCTTATTCTTAGCAACCAAACACGGTGTAGTCAAAAAAGTAGCTCTTGATGCGTTCAGCAATCCCAGAAAGAAAGGCATTCGCGCTCTAGAAATCGATGACGGTGATGAGCTTATTGCTGCTGTGCACATTACTAGTGAAGAAGAAAAGGTCATGCTATTCACAAGATTGGGGATGGCGGTACGCTTTCCTCATGATAAGGTGCGGCCTATGGGAAGAACAGCACGTGGCGTACGTGGGGTCTCATTGAAAAATGAAAAAGATCGTGTTGTTGCTTGTCAAATTGTTAGAGATGATCAATCTGTTCTTGTTGTCTGCGATAATGGCTTCGGGAAACGCTCTCAAGTAGAAGATTTCCGAGAAACTAATCGAGGAGGGGTAGGAGTACGTTCTATTCTTATCAACGAGAGAAATGGAGATGTTCTTGGAGCAATTTCTGTGACAGATCACGACAGTATCTTACTCATGTCAGCACAAGGACAGGCTATTCGTATTAACATGCAGGATGTACGTGTGATGGGAAGGTCCACTCAAGGGGTGCGCTTAGTTCACGTTAAAGAAGGTGATACCCTTGTTGCCATGGAAAAACTCTCGTTAAATGAAGATGAGACGCTAACAAATATTGAAGAAGAGAGTGCCTCACCACAAGTATAA
- a CDS encoding L-threonylcarbamoyladenylate synthase yields the protein MSDTDPDVFLQQAADYLDQGKIVAFPTDTVYGLGVALNYPNAEEKIYALKHRDRGKSLVVYVNTIEDMEKFSGCTLSTRALKLSQKFLPGPLTLLVDHKNPRFHQEKLGFRILSIPIVNKLIDLAGPLLGTSANISNFPPAITSNEVTEDFSQEDICVIPGCCSYGLESTVVSADPLKVYREGMVPRQVIEDVVGEKVETCLHTRHVFSQHIQVYTVKDEDALNSFLEKNSRFQGVICNNPKPRDFYPTLRQALRSVEPVAVFIYDPETSAYPELIPYLIPYSYTSPR from the coding sequence ATGTCTGACACAGATCCAGATGTTTTTTTACAACAAGCTGCAGATTATTTAGATCAAGGCAAGATTGTAGCCTTCCCTACAGATACAGTTTATGGTTTGGGGGTAGCATTAAATTATCCGAATGCCGAAGAGAAAATCTACGCTTTAAAGCACCGGGATAGGGGAAAATCGTTGGTCGTGTATGTGAATACTATCGAGGATATGGAAAAATTCTCGGGATGTACATTGTCAACACGCGCACTTAAGTTATCACAGAAATTCCTTCCTGGGCCTTTGACTTTGCTCGTTGACCATAAAAACCCTAGATTTCACCAAGAGAAACTAGGATTTAGGATTCTTTCTATTCCCATAGTGAACAAGCTCATCGATCTCGCGGGCCCGCTACTTGGCACTTCTGCAAACATTTCTAATTTCCCTCCAGCAATTACCTCTAATGAAGTGACGGAAGACTTCTCTCAGGAAGATATTTGTGTGATTCCAGGCTGTTGTTCCTACGGATTAGAGTCTACTGTAGTCTCTGCAGATCCTCTAAAGGTCTATCGTGAGGGAATGGTTCCTCGTCAAGTCATCGAAGACGTTGTAGGGGAAAAGGTAGAGACTTGCTTACACACACGTCACGTATTTTCTCAACACATACAAGTTTATACAGTTAAAGATGAAGATGCTCTCAACAGTTTTCTTGAGAAAAACTCTCGATTTCAGGGGGTCATCTGCAACAACCCTAAACCACGTGATTTTTACCCTACCCTAAGACAAGCATTAAGATCTGTCGAACCTGTAGCGGTATTTATCTATGATCCGGAAACATCAGCTTATCCGGAGCTCATCCCCTACCTCATTCCGTATAGTTATACATCCCCTCGGTGA
- a CDS encoding DNA polymerase III subunit delta' (catalyzes the DNA-template-directed extension of the 3'-end of a DNA strand; the delta' subunit seems to interact with the gamma subunit to transfer the beta subunit on the DNA), producing the protein MQVEGKITNKPWEALLDNINQGKVSHAILLHGSSLSILSQYAYTLASHILLRDTPEAQYKISQKIHPDIQEFLPSGKGRLHSIEIPRDIKKQIAILPYEGHYKIYIIHEVDRMTLPAISVFLKVLEEAPSHNVILLTSAKLQRIPATILSRSLSIHIQGQDKTLPNEEEIAYLLKYASGEMSITEVGKIVKGSVDTDKQVLRDKAKYLLEVLLTLFRDRFILSLNVSASAMTYPQYAKGILNLPVLPLEKVLVIIEKAYQALDNSSSATSCMEWVALQLASLNHRSSILTERTCP; encoded by the coding sequence ATGCAAGTCGAAGGAAAGATAACGAATAAACCTTGGGAAGCTTTACTTGATAACATTAATCAAGGTAAGGTAAGCCATGCTATTTTATTGCACGGAAGCTCGTTATCGATTCTTTCTCAATATGCTTACACCTTAGCCTCTCATATTCTGCTAAGAGATACCCCTGAAGCACAGTATAAGATTTCCCAAAAAATACATCCTGATATTCAAGAGTTTCTGCCTTCTGGAAAGGGACGATTGCATTCTATAGAGATTCCTAGGGACATTAAAAAACAGATCGCCATACTTCCCTATGAAGGCCACTATAAGATTTATATTATTCATGAAGTAGATCGTATGACTTTACCTGCGATCTCCGTATTTTTAAAAGTCCTCGAAGAGGCTCCATCTCACAATGTAATTCTACTGACGTCTGCAAAACTTCAACGTATACCAGCAACGATTCTTTCACGGAGTTTATCCATACATATTCAAGGACAAGACAAGACTCTCCCTAATGAAGAAGAAATCGCCTATCTACTCAAGTATGCCTCAGGAGAAATGAGTATTACAGAAGTAGGAAAAATAGTTAAAGGTAGTGTAGATACAGATAAACAAGTGCTCAGAGATAAAGCTAAATACCTTTTAGAGGTTCTTTTAACATTATTTAGAGATAGATTTATACTTTCTTTAAATGTAAGTGCGAGTGCTATGACTTATCCGCAATACGCTAAAGGTATTCTTAATCTGCCTGTACTTCCTCTTGAAAAGGTACTTGTGATTATAGAAAAAGCCTATCAAGCTTTGGATAATTCTTCATCAGCGACAAGCTGTATGGAATGGGTAGCCTTACAACTTGCTTCACTGAATCATCGCTCTTCGATATTAACTGAACGTACTTGTCCATAG
- a CDS encoding CPSIT_0556 family inclusion membrane protein, with translation MIVTPEIQFKNSDNEVKTISILANNLNFIKNERQTFLAVTTALALGTILLIVASCVLILPLGLASALSIPLGVSGIVIGSVAIAYCLKIVYYQNAIWRKNYLEIRHVLREHGLPVPQEKNTDPILSILFPSSLDILTYGRIHPMGKVRTVIAMMKIVLGIGCIVDAVISQLLLTTWFRSGISLGLGITGAALFVGGIQDIRTFSLSAQGISHLYLMQYEQQERKAEKELAERVVESAKSCSTLLESNLEQANQRNLDLQTQITTQSVRISYLQNRISTLEATPVPQPKEEVTSTWFDTISSSVSSLSRFFITSSTTYHAHAGLPALTFPQSMNEHTELQDETSRLLSESNEYEDSFEDASEELDAM, from the coding sequence ATGATTGTTACTCCTGAAATTCAATTTAAAAATTCAGATAATGAAGTTAAAACTATTTCCATATTAGCAAATAATCTTAATTTCATTAAAAATGAGCGACAAACTTTTCTCGCCGTTACTACAGCTCTTGCTCTAGGAACCATTCTTCTTATAGTTGCCAGTTGTGTATTGATTCTTCCTTTAGGACTGGCCTCGGCTCTAAGTATCCCTTTAGGCGTATCAGGAATAGTTATAGGTTCAGTAGCCATCGCCTACTGTCTTAAGATCGTTTACTATCAAAACGCAATCTGGAGGAAAAATTATTTAGAGATTAGACATGTTCTCAGGGAACACGGATTGCCTGTGCCCCAAGAAAAGAATACAGATCCCATTCTTTCCATTCTCTTCCCTTCTTCTTTAGATATTCTCACATACGGTAGAATACACCCTATGGGGAAAGTAAGAACAGTCATCGCCATGATGAAAATCGTTCTGGGTATAGGCTGTATAGTGGATGCTGTCATTTCCCAACTTCTTTTAACTACCTGGTTCCGCTCGGGTATCAGTCTAGGTTTGGGTATTACAGGAGCCGCTTTATTTGTTGGAGGAATTCAGGATATACGTACCTTCAGCTTGAGTGCTCAAGGCATTTCTCATCTCTATTTGATGCAGTATGAACAGCAAGAACGAAAGGCCGAAAAAGAGCTTGCGGAACGCGTAGTAGAAAGTGCAAAATCTTGCTCAACTCTATTAGAGAGTAATTTAGAACAAGCCAATCAAAGAAATCTAGATTTACAAACTCAGATTACCACACAGAGTGTCAGAATTAGTTATCTTCAAAATCGTATTTCTACTTTAGAAGCGACTCCCGTTCCTCAACCCAAAGAAGAAGTGACTTCGACCTGGTTCGATACGATTTCTTCATCCGTCTCTTCACTCTCACGATTTTTCATTACATCCTCCACGACTTATCATGCGCATGCTGGCTTACCAGCCCTTACCTTTCCTCAATCTATGAATGAGCACACAGAACTTCAAGATGAAACCTCTCGCCTTCTTTCTGAGAGCAATGAATATGAAGACTCATTCGAAGATGCTTCAGAAGAACTGGATGCTATGTAA
- a CDS encoding 4-hydroxybenzoate octaprenyltransferase, giving the protein MFSLQIKYFKQLLNIKYAVFSALFLSATTVFALTFPEIALGFSEKGLSTILIGGCAFLCARTVGILVNQIIDRDIDKKNPRTAFRVLPAKKLSINFVFFITVLASLCFLVPCIFISKECSWLALFAILLMIIYAYAKRITYLCHWILGLIYYLAILMNFYALSSGPLSLKMFIIASLWGITAAMIIAANDIIYAIQDLEFDRAEKLYSIPACFGKAKAIRIASVCLLLSLLSYVAMAVLASFSKLGLILSLLPVFVIGKTIKNYYVLDKKHVNLERCFFKGNIYLALSFFIVMISLLIS; this is encoded by the coding sequence ATGTTTTCCTTGCAGATAAAATATTTCAAACAATTATTAAACATAAAATACGCGGTATTTTCTGCCTTATTTCTTTCTGCGACTACGGTATTCGCTCTAACATTCCCTGAAATAGCATTAGGATTTAGTGAGAAAGGACTTTCCACTATACTCATAGGTGGATGTGCTTTTCTATGTGCTAGAACTGTAGGTATACTGGTAAACCAGATCATTGATCGTGATATAGATAAGAAAAATCCGAGAACCGCTTTTAGAGTGTTACCCGCGAAAAAATTATCGATAAATTTTGTTTTCTTCATCACAGTACTGGCATCCTTATGTTTTCTAGTTCCCTGTATATTTATAAGTAAAGAATGCTCCTGGCTCGCCTTATTCGCTATTCTACTTATGATTATTTATGCCTATGCAAAACGTATCACCTACTTGTGTCATTGGATCTTAGGTCTTATTTATTACCTTGCGATTCTTATGAATTTCTATGCTTTATCTTCAGGGCCTCTCTCTTTAAAGATGTTCATCATAGCCTCCCTATGGGGAATAACGGCTGCTATGATCATTGCGGCCAATGACATTATCTATGCTATTCAAGATTTAGAGTTTGATAGGGCAGAGAAGCTCTATAGCATTCCTGCATGTTTTGGGAAAGCAAAGGCTATTCGTATTGCTTCAGTATGTTTACTACTCAGTTTGCTATCTTATGTCGCTATGGCCGTGCTTGCATCCTTTAGTAAATTAGGGCTTATATTGTCTCTACTCCCTGTATTCGTTATTGGGAAAACCATCAAAAACTATTACGTATTGGATAAGAAACATGTGAATCTCGAAAGATGTTTTTTCAAAGGAAACATCTACCTTGCTTTATCCTTTTTTATCGTCATGATAAGTTTATTAATTTCATAA
- a CDS encoding hydrolase, protein MEYSFFRRKFAGLDSIVCPGDPDDPVIIFCHGYGANADNLAFFPSACPFKGIRPTWVFPHGIEQLSYEFGGGRAWFPLDVPLFQSLISNPDITPETEEQYQKLFNIDFEKPKAALENLIEELDRPRYDIILGGFSQGAMITTHLILSSKIPYRGALICSGALLLDKGWENNIHLCAKVPFIQSHGYQDAILPYYHGERLNKLLSSRLHGEFISFNGGHEIPALVLQKMQETLPLWTSTFS, encoded by the coding sequence ATGGAGTATTCATTTTTTCGTCGTAAGTTTGCTGGATTAGATTCCATAGTCTGTCCTGGGGATCCTGATGATCCTGTGATTATCTTTTGTCATGGCTACGGCGCAAATGCTGACAATTTAGCATTTTTCCCTTCGGCATGTCCTTTTAAAGGTATACGTCCTACATGGGTATTTCCTCATGGTATTGAACAACTTTCTTATGAATTTGGGGGTGGAAGGGCTTGGTTTCCTTTAGACGTTCCGTTATTTCAGAGCTTGATTTCTAATCCGGATATTACCCCGGAAACAGAAGAACAATACCAAAAGTTATTCAATATAGATTTTGAGAAACCAAAAGCAGCTTTAGAAAACCTGATTGAAGAGTTGGATCGTCCACGATACGATATTATTCTAGGAGGCTTCAGCCAAGGTGCCATGATCACCACGCATCTGATTTTATCTTCAAAAATCCCTTATCGAGGCGCTTTAATTTGTTCTGGTGCTTTACTATTAGATAAAGGCTGGGAAAATAATATACATTTATGTGCTAAGGTGCCTTTTATTCAAAGTCACGGATATCAAGATGCTATTTTGCCTTATTACCATGGGGAACGGCTAAACAAGCTCTTATCTTCACGTTTACATGGAGAGTTTATTTCTTTTAATGGCGGGCATGAAATTCCTGCTCTTGTTTTACAAAAAATGCAGGAAACCCTTCCCCTATGGACAAGTACGTTCAGTTAA
- the tmk gene encoding dTMP kinase — MFIVIEGCEGSGKSSLTQLLKDKLMAEGKAVVATREPGGSSLGERVRDWILDPSTTELSPYTELFLFLAARAQHITEKILPALELGKIVVCDRFHDSTIVYQGIVGGLGKEYVTNLCHSVVGQKKILPNLTCLLDIPADEGLKRKQQQKSFDKFENQSLAYHTKIREGFLSLAESRLDSYLVLDARQPIEESLNKVMTAYTELALCKSKER; from the coding sequence ATGTTTATAGTGATTGAGGGATGTGAAGGGTCAGGAAAAAGCTCTTTAACACAACTTCTAAAAGATAAGCTTATGGCTGAAGGGAAAGCAGTTGTAGCGACGAGAGAACCAGGGGGCTCTTCCCTAGGTGAACGCGTGCGTGATTGGATTTTAGACCCCTCTACAACAGAGCTGTCTCCCTATACAGAGCTGTTTCTATTTCTTGCAGCACGTGCGCAACACATAACTGAAAAAATACTACCAGCTTTAGAATTGGGGAAAATTGTGGTATGTGACAGGTTCCATGATTCTACAATTGTCTATCAAGGGATCGTTGGAGGGCTGGGTAAGGAATATGTGACCAATCTCTGTCATTCTGTGGTAGGACAAAAAAAAATTCTTCCCAATCTTACCTGCCTTTTAGATATTCCTGCTGATGAAGGACTAAAAAGGAAACAACAACAAAAGTCTTTTGATAAGTTTGAAAATCAGTCTTTGGCGTACCATACAAAAATCCGCGAAGGTTTTTTATCTCTTGCCGAATCACGTCTTGACAGCTATCTTGTTTTAGATGCTCGACAACCTATAGAGGAATCACTTAACAAAGTTATGACCGCTTATACAGAATTAGCCTTATGCAAGTCGAAGGAAAGATAA
- a CDS encoding membrane dipeptidase, with the protein MIIDMHCDLLSHPTFSSEDPCVRCSPSQLLSGGVRKQVCAIFTEHSESSPTADTQNQRFFHLPDADHRIRLITFDSDNVNHDAGENTLSIIRSIENASGLGSDSQHLSKLFTKLLDLFSMGPIAYLGIVWNGRNRFGGGAFDPYKLTSDGKRLLEIMHQLAIPIDLSHCCDQLADDILDYTVDKLPNMQVLASHSNFRSVQNIPRNLTDAHAKEIASRGGVVGLNIVNYFVGSSLQGLQQHIYHAEKLGIIDQLVLGTDFFYSDEKEKFFPECSTAQDYPNISRILSDNLSRESAEKVFWKSAQQFLNQTIRLQKERRNMCLDI; encoded by the coding sequence ATGATCATAGATATGCACTGCGACCTTCTTTCTCATCCAACTTTTTCCTCTGAGGATCCTTGCGTGCGCTGCTCTCCAAGTCAATTACTCTCTGGGGGAGTAAGAAAGCAAGTGTGTGCTATATTTACTGAGCATAGCGAGAGCTCTCCAACCGCTGATACACAAAATCAACGATTTTTTCACCTTCCTGATGCGGATCATCGTATCCGATTAATTACTTTTGACTCTGATAACGTCAATCATGACGCAGGGGAAAATACCCTCTCTATTATTCGTAGTATAGAAAATGCTTCGGGATTAGGTTCGGATTCTCAACACCTCAGTAAGCTATTTACAAAACTTCTAGATCTCTTTTCTATGGGGCCTATTGCTTATTTGGGGATTGTATGGAACGGAAGAAATCGTTTTGGCGGAGGAGCTTTTGACCCCTATAAACTTACCTCTGATGGGAAACGTTTATTAGAAATTATGCACCAATTGGCTATTCCTATAGACCTTAGCCATTGTTGTGATCAACTCGCCGATGATATTCTAGACTATACTGTAGACAAACTTCCTAATATGCAAGTTCTCGCTAGCCACTCTAACTTTCGATCAGTACAAAATATCCCCAGAAATCTTACTGATGCCCATGCAAAAGAAATCGCCTCTAGAGGAGGGGTCGTTGGTTTAAATATCGTAAATTACTTTGTGGGGTCTTCTTTACAAGGATTACAACAGCATATCTATCATGCTGAAAAATTGGGAATTATAGATCAACTTGTCCTAGGAACAGATTTTTTCTATTCTGATGAAAAAGAAAAGTTTTTCCCAGAGTGCTCTACAGCCCAAGATTATCCCAATATCTCTCGAATTTTATCCGATAATTTAAGTAGGGAATCTGCAGAAAAAGTCTTCTGGAAATCTGCTCAACAATTCTTAAATCAGACGATTCGTCTTCAAAAAGAACGAAGGAATATGTGTTTAGATATATAA
- a CDS encoding IncA family protein — protein sequence MIPSILRSSSHEEALQRVSVLNRICQNSHVSRKTVSLTLIAVGIILVISGILLLTLTITSLPAGFSIALGATVLALGTSLASFGVALRILKKPQANNEGEVVLATELINMKQVVEQKTEEVNRLQGEVSASQAQLAEISQELTTTKELGSDLQTRLDEFSQLLTQSRESLVAVEARLQATEESLSQKEEQLERSRGALEGEQAKAGQLEARVRELASQLQETSENLDRAIASQQDLMERLTTDHDSEITRLTRILATKTEELDAAQETIRQIQRQLSAPTPSTLPPSSPRPLRKSSSTFSLNGHSGSPTERSNRIAALFSKFKKSSSGAVTPTSRSASSSDQPDPGDQDSDENDTEIAEEANEEES from the coding sequence ATGATACCTTCTATATTAAGGTCCTCCTCTCATGAAGAGGCGTTGCAAAGGGTTTCTGTATTAAATCGGATTTGCCAAAACTCTCACGTTAGTCGCAAGACTGTGAGTTTGACCCTTATTGCTGTGGGTATTATTTTAGTTATATCCGGTATTTTACTCTTAACCTTAACAATTACAAGTTTACCTGCGGGATTTTCTATTGCTTTAGGAGCAACGGTTCTTGCCCTTGGAACGAGTTTGGCTTCCTTTGGAGTGGCTCTTCGTATTCTTAAAAAGCCACAGGCGAATAATGAGGGTGAAGTCGTTTTGGCTACTGAACTTATTAATATGAAACAAGTAGTCGAGCAGAAAACAGAAGAGGTTAACCGATTGCAAGGAGAAGTGAGTGCATCTCAAGCACAACTTGCAGAAATTTCTCAAGAACTAACAACTACAAAAGAATTGGGAAGTGACCTGCAAACTCGTCTAGACGAATTTTCACAACTACTCACTCAATCTCGTGAAAGCTTAGTGGCAGTTGAAGCGCGCCTACAAGCTACGGAAGAAAGCCTCAGTCAAAAAGAAGAACAACTTGAAAGATCTCGAGGTGCTTTAGAAGGTGAACAAGCTAAGGCAGGACAGTTAGAGGCTAGAGTTAGAGAGTTAGCGTCTCAACTTCAGGAAACATCCGAAAATCTTGATCGAGCTATTGCTAGTCAGCAAGATTTAATGGAACGGCTTACCACCGATCATGATTCTGAAATCACGAGATTAACACGCATATTAGCGACAAAAACGGAAGAATTAGACGCAGCTCAAGAAACAATTAGACAAATACAAAGGCAGTTGTCAGCACCTACCCCTTCGACTCTCCCCCCTTCTTCTCCTAGACCTTTAAGAAAAAGTAGTTCTACGTTTTCATTAAATGGGCATTCTGGTAGCCCAACAGAACGTAGCAATCGCATTGCCGCCCTATTCAGTAAATTTAAAAAGTCCTCCTCTGGAGCTGTTACCCCAACTTCTAGGAGTGCGTCTTCAAGTGATCAACCGGATCCAGGCGATCAAGATAGCGACGAGAACGATACTGAAATAGCTGAAGAGGCTAACGAAGAAGAATCTTAA
- a CDS encoding LOG family protein, whose product MRFLYFYFTLLLCISPTVGSSQNWEALDIHDCEQIISATQFHQDHGPWIVVAGGLCPTDENYKKAQTIGYLLVKHGLVKHGYSVVTEAGPGIMEAANAGAVRAEGTSLGFILKGEELNDHIPKDNCLQVSHISHRLEGMVGKASGCIVFPGGLGTVSECFFALDNFRYLEVPHPVVLVDMEFWGPLVEWMKNLHYTHTCPGYLYLVDSSEEAVDIIFSHHKSQSYN is encoded by the coding sequence ATGCGATTTCTTTATTTTTATTTCACATTATTACTGTGTATTTCCCCTACCGTCGGTTCTTCTCAAAATTGGGAAGCTCTGGATATTCACGATTGTGAGCAGATCATTTCCGCTACACAATTTCATCAAGATCATGGTCCCTGGATAGTTGTCGCTGGTGGTCTCTGCCCTACAGATGAAAATTATAAAAAAGCTCAGACTATAGGATATCTATTAGTTAAACATGGGTTAGTTAAACATGGGTACTCTGTAGTTACTGAAGCAGGTCCGGGAATTATGGAAGCGGCTAATGCTGGTGCTGTACGAGCTGAGGGGACATCTTTAGGATTTATCTTAAAGGGTGAGGAGTTGAATGATCATATACCCAAAGACAACTGTTTACAGGTTTCCCATATCTCTCATCGTTTAGAAGGAATGGTTGGCAAAGCTTCTGGATGTATCGTGTTTCCTGGAGGGCTAGGTACCGTAAGTGAATGTTTTTTTGCCCTGGACAACTTCAGATACCTAGAGGTGCCCCATCCTGTTGTTCTTGTAGACATGGAGTTTTGGGGGCCTTTAGTAGAGTGGATGAAAAACTTACATTATACGCATACATGTCCGGGATATTTGTACCTCGTAGATTCATCAGAGGAAGCTGTGGACATCATTTTTTCTCATCACAAGAGCCAATCGTATAACTGA